In one window of Frigoriglobus tundricola DNA:
- the tnpB gene encoding IS66 family insertion sequence element accessory protein TnpB (TnpB, as the term is used for proteins encoded by IS66 family insertion elements, is considered an accessory protein, since TnpC, encoded by a neighboring gene, is a DDE family transposase.) produces MLSIPPTTQLWYGGAVDLRLGFDGLYRHVQSTLQADPLSGHLFIFTNRSANRLKALYWTRHGLCLWCQRLERGRYHFPTPTDRKLELTATEFAMILDGIDYSSAKRFTRYCRPKASESDLRTRTS; encoded by the coding sequence GTGCTGAGCATTCCACCCACCACCCAGCTCTGGTACGGCGGGGCCGTCGATCTGCGCCTCGGGTTCGACGGCCTGTACCGCCACGTCCAATCCACGCTTCAGGCCGATCCCTTGAGCGGGCATCTGTTCATTTTCACCAATCGCTCGGCCAACCGGCTCAAGGCCCTGTACTGGACCCGCCACGGGCTCTGCTTGTGGTGCCAGCGACTCGAGCGCGGGCGGTACCACTTCCCCACCCCGACCGACCGCAAACTCGAACTCACCGCCACCGAGTTCGCCATGATCCTCGACGGCATCGACTACTCGTCGGCCAAACGTTTCACCCGTTATTGTCGCCCGAAAGCGTCCGAATCCGACTTGCGCACCC